Genomic segment of Synechococcus sp. A15-28:
CCCAACCCATTTCAACGTTAACAACGCCAATTGGACCATTTTTGAAGAGGTCAATAAGCGATTTGCCAATGCTGCCTGTGTAGAGGCCGCCGAGGGAGCGACCGTCTGGGTTCACGATTACAACCTCTGGCTTGCGCCTGGCTACATCCGACAGCAGAGACCAGATCTGAAGATCGCCTTCTTCCACCACACGCCGTTTCCGGGTAACGACGTTTTCGCCATCCTCCCCTGGAGAGAACAGATTCTGGAAAGTCTGCTCTGTTGTGATGTCGTCGGCTTCCATATCCCCCGCTACACAGAGAACTTCGCCCGTGCTGCCAGCACACTGGTGGGAGCCAAGCGGGGCCCCAAGGTCCCTGTTGACCAAAAATTCATCACCGTCGGTACTGCCCTCTCGGAAGGGACAGTGACCAGCCATCTGGATCACAACGGCCGCCGCATTCAACTGTTGAGTTCCCCTGTGGGGACATCACCCGATGTGATTCAGGAGTTGTCGTGGAGCGCCTCCGTTGAAAGTTACGGAGAAATGATCGTCCAGGACACAAAAAAAGGACGAAAGTTGATTCTTTCGGCAAGCCGGGTTGATTACACCAAGGGCAACGAAGAGCTGCTTCTCGCATTTGAGCGTCTGCTCGAGCGACGGAAGGACTTGCATGGTGAAGTCGTCCTGATGCTGGCCTGCGTTGCTGCAGCAAGCGGCATGAAGATCTACGAGGAAACGCAGCGATCCATCGAGGAGATGGCCGGTCGCATCAACGGTCGTTTCAGTCAGGTCGATTGGATTCCGGTTCGGTTCTCCACCAGACGGATTCCCTATGAAGAGATGGTGGCTTGGTTCTGCCATGCAGATGTCTGCTGGATCACGCCGCTGCGGGATGGATTGAACCTGGTGGCCAAGGAATACGCCGCTGCCCGTCGTCATCGCGGAGGAGTGCTTGTTCTTTCGGAATTCACCGGTGCATCGGTTGTTCTTGAAGGGGCCGTCTTGACCAATCCCTATTCCAACCGCCGCATGGACGACGCCATCGAGTCGGCTCTGGAGATGCCGGAGGACGAGCAGCGCCAACGGATGGAGACCATGTCAGCGGCTGTGGAGGCCTACACCGTGAAGGATTGGGCCGAGGAGCAGCTGGCAGGGTTCCCTGAAGTTGCCAACGTTGGCTGATGGTGGTCCGGCGCCGCTTGATCGCCTTTGGTCTCGGTCTTCTCCTGTTGGCAGGTGTCGTCTGGGGACGTCAGCAGCAAGTCCAGTCGGTCACGATCCTGATGCCAGCGCCCTACGCCGATGCCACGGCGACGCTGGTGGATCGGTTCAACGCTGACCACCGCGGCCAGATCCACCTCAGCGTCAGCCGAGGTCCCCTGGAGACGGAGTCAATCTCCGATCTGGCTATCAGCAGTCTTCTGCTGGGGTCTCCACCGTTTGATGCCTTGCTGGTGGATGTGACCTGGCTGCCGAAGTATGTCGCCGCCGGATGGTTGGAACCCCTTGAACCATGGTTTGACGCCGCTGATGAACAGGAGCTGGTGGCGGGAGCTCGGCTTGGCAATCGGGTGAATGGGTCCCTGTACCGCTGGCCTTTGGGTGCCGATGTCGGCCTGCTGTACTGGCGAACAGACCTGATGGCCGATCCACCAACAACGCCGGATGAACTCACGGCTGTCGTGAGCAATCTGCAGCAGAACGGTCAGGCACCCCAGGGGTTTGTCTGGCAGGGGCGTCAGTACGAGGGTCTCAGTTGCGATTTTGTTGAAATGCTCCAGGCGTTCGGTGGTTCCTGGTTCAACGCAGCCACTGGAGAACCGAGCCTCGACAGTGCCGCGGCGCGACAGACCGCGACCTGGATGAAAAGCCTGATCAACAACGGAATCAGCCCGCGGGCCGTCACCAATTACGCGGAGTCGGAGTCCCTGCAGGCGTTCAAGGCCGGCGACGCTGCGCTGATGCGCAACTGGCCCTATGCCTGGGCGGAACTGCAGGGAGATAACAGTGCAGTGAAGGGGCGCATCGGCGTCACCACCATGGTGGCGCTTCCGGGAGAGACCCCGGCCGCCACCCTCGGCAGCTGGGGGTTGAGCATGTTGCGGGACACACCCCATCCCGCAGCCACCGCTGAAGCGATCCGATATCTCACCAGCCAGGAGGCCCAACGGGAACGGTTTCTCAACCAGGGCTACACCCCAACAGCCCAGGCCCTTTTCCGGGATCCGGAGCTTGTGGAACGTTCTGCGGTCCTTCCGCAGCTGGAAGGGGCTCTGGCTAACGCGGTTCCACGGCCAATGTCCCCTCTCTATGCCCAGATGAGCGATCTGCTGCAGCGTCAGCTGAGTGGAATCCTCACGGAAGATCTTGATCCAGATGCCGGGATGGCTCAGGCCCAGGCGTCAACCCTCACCTTGTTCCGTTCCGCTGGGGGCTCGACATGAACCTTCTCCTGCTGCTGCCAGCGTTGCTGCTGATGGGCCTGGTGTTTGTCTGGCCGATGCTCCGCTACGGCTGGCTGAGTTTTCATGCCGATTCAGTCCTCACCGGCCTCAACCCTGTGCCCAATGGCGGGGCCAATTGGGTTCGCTTGCTGGATGACCAGCGCTTCTGGCAGGACACGCTTCAGACCACCCGGTTCGCCGGCGTCTCCGTCGGCCTGGAACTGCTGCTCGCTCTGGCGATTGCCCTGCTGCTGGATCAACGCTGGCGTGGTCGAGGGATGGTGCGTGCCTTGGCCTTGCTGCCCTGGGCCCTCCCCACCACGATGATGGCCCTGGGTTGGCGCTGGATCTTCAACACCCCCTACGGCCCGATCGAACGTCTGACCCAGATGCTGGGGCTCGGACCCCTGAATCTCCTGTCCACGCCGATGTGGACTTGGCTGGTGACCGTTTTGGCCGATGTCTGGAAGACAACGCCATTCATCGCACTACTTTTGCTGGCTGGCCTGCAGACCATTCCTGAGGATCTGTACAGCGCCTTCCGTCTCGAAGGTGGGCGGCCAGTGCAGGCCCTGACGAGCATCACCCTGCCGTTGTTGATGCCCTACGTCCTGATTGCACTGCTGTTCCGCGGCGCTCAGGCCTTCGGCGTCTTCGATCTGATCCAGGTGCTCACGGGGGGCGGCCCGGCGGGCAGCACCGAAAGCGTGGCGCTCTATGCCTACCTCAGTGCCATGCGCTTCCTGGACTTCGGTTACAGCGCCACCGCGATGCTGGCGGGATTTCTGCTGCTCAGCCTGACGATGCTGATCCTGGCGATGCTGCTGCGCCTCAGCGGTCTGATCAAGCCGGTTCAACCATGACCCGTCGCCTTGCCCCCTGGATCAGCCTGTTGCTGGTGTGGTCCCTGCTGCCCATGCTCTGGCAGCTGATCAGCTCGTTCTCCACCGCGGAATCGCTGGTGGACGGTTCGATTCCATTTCTGCAGCGCTGGACCCTGGTGCACTACAGGGAGTTATTGGCGAGCGATCCTCCCTTCTGGCGCTACGTGCTGAACAGTGCCGCCGTCAGCGGTCTCACCACCCTCATCACCCTTGCGCTGGCCATCCCCGCTGCCTATGGCCTGGCCAGAGTCCCCCAGCAGCTGCGGCGCATTGTGCGTTGGATGACCGCTGCAGCCGCGTTGTTCCCCTATGTGCTGCTGTTTCTGGCGTTGCTGGAACTTGCCCGTCGGTTTTCACTGGGCAACAACCTGTTCGCCCTGGCCTTGCCCTATGCAGGTCTGGCGATGCCCCTGGCCCTGCTGCTGCTGACCTCAGCCTTCGAAGCACTTCCCAAGGAACTGGAGGATGCGGCCCGATTGGAGGGTCTGGGGCTCTGGCAGCGCCTCCGCTGGGTGCTGGTGCCTCTGCTGGCACCAGCCAGCGCCAGCACGGCGATTTTGGTGTTTCTGTTCGCCTGGAATGAATACCCCATCGCCTTGACCTGGCTCAGCCGGGACGAACTGCTGACCCTTCCGGTTGCCATGGCTCGCATTGCCGGATCGTCGATCTATTCCATTCCCTACGGCGCCTATGCCGCCGCCACGGTTCTGGGGTCCCTTCCTCTGCTGCTTCTGGTGCTGGTCTGTCAACGTCAGATCGTGTCAGGGCTCACCAACGGAGCGATCAAAGGCTGATGCTGCATCTCAACGGGCTGGGCAAATGCTTCGGGGACCAGTGGATTCTGCGGGACCTCAACCTTCAGTTGCATGAGGGTGAATGTGTCGCTTTGCTGGGGCCCAGCGGTTGCGGCAAAAGCACTGCGTTGCGCTTGATCGCAGGACTGGAACGACAGGATGAGGGATCCATCGAACTCGATGGTGCACCGCTGGACAGCATCCCCGCGGAACGCCGGCGCATCGCCATGGTGTTTCAGAGCTACGCGCTGTTTCCTCACCTGAGCGTTCAGGAAAACCTCGACCTCGGTTTGAAGATCCGCCGAGTTGCCCCCGCTCAACGCCAGCAACGGATTGAGTTGGTGTTGGACACGGTGCGACTGCGGGAGATGGCCGATCGTCGACCTCAGCAGCTGTCCGGAGGACAACGCCAGAGGGTTGCCCTGGCCAGAGCTCTTCTCCGTGATCCCAGGGTCTACCTGCTGGACGAACCGATGAGCAACCTGGATGCCCAGTTGCGGGATGACCTGCGTCCGGAACTGCGCCAGCTGATCCTGCAGGGATCCCAACCTGTGGTGTATGTCACCCACGACCAGCAGGAGGCGATGGCTCTGGCGAACCGCATTGCCGTCCTCAAAGGGGGACGCATTGAACAGATCGGAACCCCTGAAGAGCTCTACAAGACGCCCGCCAGCCGCTTCGTCGCCAGCTTCATCGGCCGTCCTCAGATCAATCTGCTGAACGTGGATCAACAGCTCACCATCGGCATCCGACCAGAGGACGTGGGCTTCGATCCCGATGGGATGCCCTGTCGCCTGATCAGTCGTGAATGGCAGGGGGCGAGCCAGTTGTTGTTGCTGGACAGTCCCCGCGGAGCCCTGCGCATGCTTTGTGCCGGTGATGCTGTCTTGAGCGAGCCCCTGTCCGTGAGCTGGCCGGCCCATGCGGAGCATCGCTTTGATGCCGGCAGCGGACGTCGACTTGCTGGATAACCCGGACTTAACCCCACGCCACGGCGCAAAGCGCATCATTGGGGAACCGTTCTGAAAGTCGATGGGGTCCCGTTTCACGCTCCGCTCGTTCCTTGTGATTGCAGGGTTCAGCGCTGTGGTTGGGGTGAGCGGCAGTGCCGCCAATGGGGCTGACACCATCCGTATCAGTGGCTCCAGCACCGTCTTTCCGATCACCAAGGCCGCGATTCAGGGATATCGAACAACAACCAAAGGAAAGTCTGTTGACTTTGACATCAAGGAAACAGGTTCAACAGCAGGCTTCCGCGAATTCTGCAACGGCAATATTCCTCTGGCCAACGCATCGCGGCCGATTTCCGGCAAGGAGCTGAAGCGTTGTGCAGACAATGGCATCAACTTCATTGAACTTCCTATTGCCTTTGATGCCATCACTGTGGTGGTCAACCCGGCGAACAACTGGGCAAGGTCGATGACCGTCAATGAACTCTCCAGGCTGTGGAGTAAAACAGCCCAAGGAACGATCAACCGCTGGAACCAGGTGAATCTTGATTACCCGGATCGGGCCATCAAGTTGTGTGGTCCGGGCCAGGATTCAGGAACCTTTGACGTCTTCAACAAAACGATCAACGGCTCCAAGACCAATTCAAGAACGGATTACCTGGCCAGCGAGGACGATAATGACCTTGTGAAGTGCGTGGCTGATCACCCCCAGGCTCTGGCGTATTTCGACTATGCCTACTTCAAAAACAACACGGACAAACTCACAGCCGTCAAAGTCATTAATCCCAAGGACAATGCTGTCTTGCCATCCGTCAAAAGTGTGCAGAATGAAAAATACCGACCCTTGTCTCGCCCACTGTTCCTCTACATCAATGATCAGTCCCTGAGAAACAATAAGCCCTTCAGGCAATTCATCAGCTACTACCTGCGCAACATCAGCACCTTGGTCTCCACGAGCAACTACATCCCCTTGCCAGATTCAACTTATCGCCTTGTTGAATCCAAGAAATATCGCCACATTCTTGGCACAAGTTTTGGAGGCAATCTGCCCGTGGGCCTCACGATTGGGCAAGCCATTGATCGCAGTTTTGATCAACACAAAACCGAATATCACCGCTGAGGCAGAAAACGCCTGAGTTGGCGGCCATGGAGGGCAGCTCCGGATCGGATGCGCTCAACCTGCTCAGGATCGGCTGGGCAATCCAAAGCGGCTCGCCATTGGCTGAGGAGCCCCTGTTCGTCAGGCAGCGCATCGAGAGATGTGCAGGGAACCCCCGCCATGGCAGCGGCAGCTTCAACCTTGGGGTCGTAACTCAAGGCCGCCATCGGGCAGAGAGCAAGACGGGCCAGGATGAGCGCATGGAGGCGCATCGGGATCACCAGGCGAGCCTTGCGAACCGAAGCGAAAACCATCTCCAGCGACGTTGGAACCACCGTGGTGCTGCGTGACCGGAGATCTGACGACACCACCCCCTGATCGCTGAGCCAATCGAGCAGACCTCCATCCTGATGGCGATGGAACGCCAACCAGCGGATCGGTGCATCCAGTTCCTCGGCCAGCCCCTGCAGCGCGTTCAGCAACACGGTCCACTCCTGAAGGCCCAGCAGCGGAGACGGACGCCAGCACACCACAATCGATTGCCCCCCGGTCCAGGACTGTCGGGGCAATCCCCAGACCGGATCTGGTGCGATCTGCATCGGCAGCTGAGGAGCCCAGCGGCTGGCACGGTCCATCGACGCCTGGTCCCGCCAGCTGGCACTGCGGCAGGCAGGGAGCAGCAGGCGCACCAACCTGCGACTGATGGGATGTTGCAACGGGCCCAGCCCCTGTCCCCACAGCAGCACCGGCCGGCCCTGCAAACGGGCCAGGGCGATGATCACCAAGTAATAGACCAGGCTGCGCAGGCTGGTGCTGTCCTGCAGCAAGCTGCCGCCACCCAGAACCACGGCGTCGACCCGTCCGATGGATCGCAGCACAGAACGGAGGGAGCGCCGGTTCACTGCTTCAGCATCCGGCGCCAGTGCAGCGAGTGCATCGGCGTCATGGGCCGTGACCAGCAGGCGACAGGGCTGCGGCATCTCCCGGAGCAGCACCGTCAGCAGGGCGTCATCCCCGAGGTTGTTCTCGCCGTAATAGCCGCACAGGAGATAGGCCGGAACGGATCTGGCAGCCAAGGGACTGACCTCCGCGAGGGGGGCTCATTATCAACTGAACCCACTGATTAGGGTGTCGGTATGCATGCCCTCTCCCTTGGCACCTGGTGGATTCATGTCACCTCGGTGATCGAATGGAGCCTGGCCATCATCCTGATTCAACGTCGAGGATTGAAGTGGTTGGCCCTGGCCATGGTGCCGGCTTTGATCAGTGCCTTGGCGGCGTGCACCTGGCATCTGTTCGATAACAGCGAGGCCCTGCGCCCTCTGGTGACCCTGCAGGCGGCGCTCACCCTCATCGGCAACGTCGTCCTGGCGTGGGCGGCATGGGCCCTCCTGCAACGACGGGCAGCAAGCTGAGCCATGGACTTTGATCCCGCACCGCTGTTTGCCCTGTCGCTGCTGCCTTATCTGTTGTTTCTCCGTTGGCTCAAACGCAGTGAGGCCTTGCCCGATCTCGCACTCTGGGGGTTCCGGCTGACGCTGTTGTTTGTGCTGATGACCATCGGCGCTGCCGTGCTGGCCCTGCGCTGTTGCGATGCGGAACTGGTGGCGGTGGATGTCCTCCATGGCGGAGCGGAAGCCTTTCTCACCCTGGCCAATGCCGTTTTGGTGATCGGTCTGCTGCGCTCCGAGACCGACAGGGTGAACAACTCTTAAGAGGAGAAGACAGAAGACCGCCGAGCTTGGAAGATAAAGCGTCGCTCACTGGCTTTAATGCTGACCCCTCTCTTCGCCATCGCCCCCGCAACCCTGACCTGGTCTCCGAAGGTTGCGCTGGTGATGATTGTCTGCAATGTGATCGCCATTGCCGTGGGCAAGGCCACCATCAAGCACCCCAACGAAGGTGCCGCACTGCCGAACGCCGCCTTCTTCGGTGGCATGGGCCACGCCGCTCTGCTCGGAACCACCAGCCTCGGTCACATCATCGGCATCGGTGCCATTCAGGGTCTGGCTGCCCGAGGCGTCCTCTGAGTCGCGTCCGCGTTCAGCGGAGATACGGCAGCAGTCGCCAGCCGTAACGCTCAAACCGATAGGCAAACAACAAACTGGACAGGTCCTCAGCCGAGGCCTGTCCAGACAGGCCGTGAATGAGTCGCGTCATGCGCCGATCAGCCTCGGCTGAGTTCAGGCCCCACCAGGTGCGCCGTGCCAATCGATTGGACACGGTCCAACGCCAGCCGAACCGCTGTCGAAGGGCAGCCTGGAATTCCCGGTGGGATCCCCCCGACAACAGACAGTCGCTCAGGACTGAGGCACTGTCGATGGCATGGCGGATTCCCTCGCCCCCGAGCAGGTTGGCGGTGCTGGCGGCGTCGCCGACGGCCCAGAGCGATCCATCACCAAGGGGTTGAAGCCGATGGATCGTGCTGGCCACGCGGCCACCATGGCGATCCAGCACCGGCAGCTGATCCAGGCCACAGCGTTGCAGCAACCGTCGTAGAGCTTCCCCGAGAGGAACCTTGGGGCGATCTGGAGGTGCCAACCGGCAAACACCCACCTTGAGCCGGTCCTGCGCCATCGGGAACACCCAGCCGTACCCGTGGGGCATCCATTGATGGCCCAGCATGAAACTGACCCGCTCACGCCAGCGGGCCGTAGTGCTGGAGTCCCCCTGGAGCAGCCATTCCACCCCGTCTCCGCTGAGCAGGGGATCATCCATGGACTCAACGGCGACGCCGGTCTGCCGCTGCAGATGCCGGCCCGGACCCGTGGCATCCACCACGAGATCGACCGTTCGATGCTGCTCCTCGCCGGCTGAGGACAACATCACCTCGGCGGACTGTGACCCCAACCGATCAAGCCTCACCCGGCAACCGTTCAGCAGCTCAACCCCGGTGCGCCGAGCACGGTCCCAGAGATGGGTTCTGAACTTGGCGAAATCGAGCACCACCCCCTGTGGCTCAGCGGCCCACCACTGGTGTTCGAGGCCGCTGGGATCCAGCAGCTGCCATCCCCACCAGCTGGCAGAGCGACAGGCCTCCGGAATCAACAGGCGATCGGCATCGGCGAGGGGAAGCGCTGCGCTGGAGTAAGCGTTGCGTTCAGGAGTCGGCAGCGCATCGGCCACGGTGACGTCCCAGCCAGCTTCTGCGAGTTGAACGGCCAGGCTTGCGCCAGCCGGTCCGGCTCCGGCAATCAGAACGTGCACCGGAGATCAGTGCCCCGCTCAGGATTGAACCGCCGGCAGCGATGAGGCACCGGCAAAGTCACGGCCACTGAGCTCAAACCGGCGGCGGATGCGCTCGGCCATCTGAACCGGAGTCAGTCCGAGCGATTCCTTGCTCTGCTGCGGTGTGGCGTGATCCACCATCTTGTCCGGAATACCGATGCGCAGGAGCGGCACGCTGATGTCCTGATCGGACAACGACTCGAGCACAGCGGCGCCGAATCCGCCGGCCAGAGCACCCTCTTCCATCGTCACCACCCGCTGAATCCGCCGAGCCAGCGGATGGATCAAGGCCTGATCCAGAGGGCGCAGGAAGCGCGCGTTGATCACGGTGGTGGACAGACCTGCTTCCTCCAGCAGCGTGGCGGTGTCCAGGGCAGGGTGAACCATGGAGCCGTAGGCCACGATCAGCAGATCGTCACCCTCGCGAAGCAGTTCGCCTCGTCCGATGGGGAGCGATTCCCAGCCTTCCTCCATCAATGGCATGCCAACACCGGATCCTCGGGGGATGCGCAGGGCGGTGGGTCCGTCGTGGTTGAGACAGGTCACCATCATCCGCTGCAGTTCCGCCTCATCCTTGGGAGCCATCACCGTGAAGTTGGGGATGGAGCGCATGTAGCTGATGTCGTACTGGCCCTGATGCGTCGGGCCATCGGCACCGACGATGCCGGCCCGGTCCAGCACGAAGGTCACCGGAAGGTTCTGAATGCCGACATCGTGGATCAACTGGTCATAGGCGCGCTGCAGGAAGGTGCTGTAGATCGCCACGACC
This window contains:
- a CDS encoding PstS family phosphate ABC transporter substrate-binding protein, giving the protein MGSRFTLRSFLVIAGFSAVVGVSGSAANGADTIRISGSSTVFPITKAAIQGYRTTTKGKSVDFDIKETGSTAGFREFCNGNIPLANASRPISGKELKRCADNGINFIELPIAFDAITVVVNPANNWARSMTVNELSRLWSKTAQGTINRWNQVNLDYPDRAIKLCGPGQDSGTFDVFNKTINGSKTNSRTDYLASEDDNDLVKCVADHPQALAYFDYAYFKNNTDKLTAVKVINPKDNAVLPSVKSVQNEKYRPLSRPLFLYINDQSLRNNKPFRQFISYYLRNISTLVSTSNYIPLPDSTYRLVESKKYRHILGTSFGGNLPVGLTIGQAIDRSFDQHKTEYHR
- a CDS encoding ABC transporter substrate-binding protein produces the protein MVVRRRLIAFGLGLLLLAGVVWGRQQQVQSVTILMPAPYADATATLVDRFNADHRGQIHLSVSRGPLETESISDLAISSLLLGSPPFDALLVDVTWLPKYVAAGWLEPLEPWFDAADEQELVAGARLGNRVNGSLYRWPLGADVGLLYWRTDLMADPPTTPDELTAVVSNLQQNGQAPQGFVWQGRQYEGLSCDFVEMLQAFGGSWFNAATGEPSLDSAAARQTATWMKSLINNGISPRAVTNYAESESLQAFKAGDAALMRNWPYAWAELQGDNSAVKGRIGVTTMVALPGETPAATLGSWGLSMLRDTPHPAATAEAIRYLTSQEAQRERFLNQGYTPTAQALFRDPELVERSAVLPQLEGALANAVPRPMSPLYAQMSDLLQRQLSGILTEDLDPDAGMAQAQASTLTLFRSAGGST
- a CDS encoding DUF3593 domain-containing protein, which translates into the protein MDFDPAPLFALSLLPYLLFLRWLKRSEALPDLALWGFRLTLLFVLMTIGAAVLALRCCDAELVAVDVLHGGAEAFLTLANAVLVIGLLRSETDRVNNS
- the csaB gene encoding polysaccharide pyruvyl transferase CsaB gives rise to the protein MAARSVPAYLLCGYYGENNLGDDALLTVLLREMPQPCRLLVTAHDADALAALAPDAEAVNRRSLRSVLRSIGRVDAVVLGGGSLLQDSTSLRSLVYYLVIIALARLQGRPVLLWGQGLGPLQHPISRRLVRLLLPACRSASWRDQASMDRASRWAPQLPMQIAPDPVWGLPRQSWTGGQSIVVCWRPSPLLGLQEWTVLLNALQGLAEELDAPIRWLAFHRHQDGGLLDWLSDQGVVSSDLRSRSTTVVPTSLEMVFASVRKARLVIPMRLHALILARLALCPMAALSYDPKVEAAAAMAGVPCTSLDALPDEQGLLSQWRAALDCPADPEQVERIRSGAALHGRQLRRFLPQR
- the psaK gene encoding photosystem I reaction center subunit PsaK translates to MLTPLFAIAPATLTWSPKVALVMIVCNVIAIAVGKATIKHPNEGAALPNAAFFGGMGHAALLGTTSLGHIIGIGAIQGLAARGVL
- a CDS encoding carbohydrate ABC transporter permease, translating into MTRRLAPWISLLLVWSLLPMLWQLISSFSTAESLVDGSIPFLQRWTLVHYRELLASDPPFWRYVLNSAAVSGLTTLITLALAIPAAYGLARVPQQLRRIVRWMTAAAALFPYVLLFLALLELARRFSLGNNLFALALPYAGLAMPLALLLLTSAFEALPKELEDAARLEGLGLWQRLRWVLVPLLAPASASTAILVFLFAWNEYPIALTWLSRDELLTLPVAMARIAGSSIYSIPYGAYAAATVLGSLPLLLLVLVCQRQIVSGLTNGAIKG
- a CDS encoding DUF2499 domain-containing protein, with product MHALSLGTWWIHVTSVIEWSLAIILIQRRGLKWLALAMVPALISALAACTWHLFDNSEALRPLVTLQAALTLIGNVVLAWAAWALLQRRAAS
- a CDS encoding sugar ABC transporter permease, producing the protein MNLLLLLPALLLMGLVFVWPMLRYGWLSFHADSVLTGLNPVPNGGANWVRLLDDQRFWQDTLQTTRFAGVSVGLELLLALAIALLLDQRWRGRGMVRALALLPWALPTTMMALGWRWIFNTPYGPIERLTQMLGLGPLNLLSTPMWTWLVTVLADVWKTTPFIALLLLAGLQTIPEDLYSAFRLEGGRPVQALTSITLPLLMPYVLIALLFRGAQAFGVFDLIQVLTGGGPAGSTESVALYAYLSAMRFLDFGYSATAMLAGFLLLSLTMLILAMLLRLSGLIKPVQP
- a CDS encoding NAD(P)/FAD-dependent oxidoreductase; this encodes MHVLIAGAGPAGASLAVQLAEAGWDVTVADALPTPERNAYSSAALPLADADRLLIPEACRSASWWGWQLLDPSGLEHQWWAAEPQGVVLDFAKFRTHLWDRARRTGVELLNGCRVRLDRLGSQSAEVMLSSAGEEQHRTVDLVVDATGPGRHLQRQTGVAVESMDDPLLSGDGVEWLLQGDSSTTARWRERVSFMLGHQWMPHGYGWVFPMAQDRLKVGVCRLAPPDRPKVPLGEALRRLLQRCGLDQLPVLDRHGGRVASTIHRLQPLGDGSLWAVGDAASTANLLGGEGIRHAIDSASVLSDCLLSGGSHREFQAALRQRFGWRWTVSNRLARRTWWGLNSAEADRRMTRLIHGLSGQASAEDLSSLLFAYRFERYGWRLLPYLR
- the ggpS gene encoding glucosylglycerol-phosphate synthase, which produces MGLSSFVILYHRTPFDEGKDSSGNRIWVDQKSPNGIIPTLRNLFRSRDDGTWIAWRRVDHPEQSDVERLEMANPSPFTLSRIPLTDEQISSFYHITSKESFWPILHTFPTHFNVNNANWTIFEEVNKRFANAACVEAAEGATVWVHDYNLWLAPGYIRQQRPDLKIAFFHHTPFPGNDVFAILPWREQILESLLCCDVVGFHIPRYTENFARAASTLVGAKRGPKVPVDQKFITVGTALSEGTVTSHLDHNGRRIQLLSSPVGTSPDVIQELSWSASVESYGEMIVQDTKKGRKLILSASRVDYTKGNEELLLAFERLLERRKDLHGEVVLMLACVAAASGMKIYEETQRSIEEMAGRINGRFSQVDWIPVRFSTRRIPYEEMVAWFCHADVCWITPLRDGLNLVAKEYAAARRHRGGVLVLSEFTGASVVLEGAVLTNPYSNRRMDDAIESALEMPEDEQRQRMETMSAAVEAYTVKDWAEEQLAGFPEVANVG
- a CDS encoding ABC transporter ATP-binding protein; this translates as MLHLNGLGKCFGDQWILRDLNLQLHEGECVALLGPSGCGKSTALRLIAGLERQDEGSIELDGAPLDSIPAERRRIAMVFQSYALFPHLSVQENLDLGLKIRRVAPAQRQQRIELVLDTVRLREMADRRPQQLSGGQRQRVALARALLRDPRVYLLDEPMSNLDAQLRDDLRPELRQLILQGSQPVVYVTHDQQEAMALANRIAVLKGGRIEQIGTPEELYKTPASRFVASFIGRPQINLLNVDQQLTIGIRPEDVGFDPDGMPCRLISREWQGASQLLLLDSPRGALRMLCAGDAVLSEPLSVSWPAHAEHRFDAGSGRRLAG